In a single window of the Agrobacterium vitis genome:
- a CDS encoding phosphatase PAP2 family protein yields the protein MKFLPERLRNRIEPRLLASMTILAGLGLLFAKIAEDVFDQESHAFDRAILLALRIKDDPGLTIGPSWLVNSVRDITSLGGFTVITLVTVLTVFYLLAAGKTRNAMIVGLAISLGALAESGLKLLFSRARPDVVPHLVSVQTMSFPSGHAMMSAITYLTLGAMLARAQPTWQLRYFTFGAGLFLTLLIGVSRVFLGVHWPTDIIAGWTVGGAWALCVWMIADALNRRRTPFEPEQ from the coding sequence TTGAAATTTCTGCCTGAACGTCTGCGCAACCGGATCGAGCCGCGCCTTCTCGCCAGTATGACCATTTTGGCCGGGCTTGGGTTGCTGTTTGCAAAAATCGCAGAAGACGTCTTTGATCAGGAAAGCCATGCCTTCGACCGTGCCATCTTGCTGGCGCTCCGGATCAAGGACGATCCAGGACTGACCATCGGCCCCTCTTGGCTGGTCAATTCGGTGCGTGACATTACCAGCCTTGGCGGCTTCACGGTGATTACCCTCGTCACTGTGCTGACGGTGTTTTATCTGCTTGCGGCGGGCAAGACCCGCAATGCCATGATTGTCGGACTGGCAATTTCGCTCGGAGCCTTAGCCGAGTCCGGTCTGAAACTGCTGTTTTCCCGTGCCAGGCCGGATGTGGTACCGCATCTGGTCAGTGTGCAGACCATGAGCTTTCCGAGCGGCCATGCCATGATGTCGGCCATTACCTATCTGACGCTTGGCGCCATGCTGGCCCGCGCCCAGCCGACATGGCAATTGCGCTATTTCACCTTCGGCGCGGGCCTGTTCCTGACGCTGTTGATTGGCGTCAGCCGGGTGTTTCTCGGCGTGCATTGGCCAACGGATATCATCGCAGGCTGGACGGTCGGCGGCGCCTGGGCGCTGTGTGTCTGGATGATAGCCGATGCGTTGAACCGGCGTCGCACACCGTTTGAGCCAGAACAATAA
- a CDS encoding cytochrome P450: MNMPVLSATSEGVVASRRSPVRVIADLIRNPLDALPPQIYDHKLVYAQFGDEARLHIMDPELIHEALVKNAAVLVKGEDVRRALGPALGQGLLTADGAHWKWQRQSVAAGFQWEKLRSFLPAMVAAAERRRDTWQAGETVDIGHEMMQTTFDIIVETMMTGRDRIDVARVEQSVTDYLEPTGWMFALGMLKAPEWIPYPGKGKASRAVTYLRTAMAKMIAERRAEGVERADLISMLLSAHDPETDREMNDEQIIDNLLTFISAGHETTALGLAWTFHLLAKHPAIEAMLLDELDRVVGDGPVLAEHVEKLTYTKQVFNEAMRLYPPAPVITRTANEAFTLGQHRIEAGTVLLVPIHAVHRHSLIWDRPDVFDPDRFAPEAVKARHRYAFMPFGAGPRICIGSAFATMEAVAILAVLAKSFRLRNKSEVTPEPMMRITLRPKKKLIMEIEKRREDVPVSA, translated from the coding sequence ATGAACATGCCGGTCTTGTCCGCTACGAGTGAAGGTGTTGTTGCCAGCCGTCGCTCGCCAGTGCGGGTGATTGCCGATCTGATCCGCAATCCGCTGGATGCGCTGCCGCCGCAGATCTATGATCACAAGCTGGTCTATGCGCAGTTTGGCGATGAGGCGCGGCTGCATATCATGGACCCTGAGCTGATCCACGAGGCTCTGGTGAAAAATGCGGCGGTGCTTGTCAAGGGTGAAGACGTGCGCCGTGCGCTGGGCCCGGCATTGGGGCAGGGGTTGTTGACCGCTGACGGCGCCCATTGGAAATGGCAGCGCCAATCTGTTGCCGCTGGTTTTCAGTGGGAAAAGCTGAGAAGTTTCCTTCCGGCCATGGTTGCCGCCGCCGAGCGTCGCCGCGATACCTGGCAGGCTGGCGAGACCGTCGATATCGGCCATGAAATGATGCAGACCACATTCGACATCATTGTTGAGACGATGATGACAGGGCGCGACAGGATCGATGTCGCTCGGGTCGAGCAGAGCGTTACCGATTATCTCGAACCGACGGGCTGGATGTTTGCACTCGGCATGCTGAAGGCGCCGGAATGGATACCCTATCCCGGCAAGGGAAAGGCAAGCCGCGCCGTGACTTATCTGCGGACTGCCATGGCCAAGATGATTGCCGAGCGGCGCGCCGAAGGTGTGGAACGCGCCGATCTGATCTCGATGCTGCTATCGGCTCACGACCCGGAAACAGACCGCGAGATGAACGACGAGCAGATCATCGACAATCTGCTGACCTTCATTTCCGCCGGGCATGAAACCACCGCCCTTGGGCTTGCCTGGACATTCCATCTGCTGGCAAAGCACCCGGCCATTGAGGCAATGCTGCTGGACGAGTTGGACCGTGTGGTGGGCGATGGTCCGGTGCTGGCCGAGCATGTCGAGAAATTGACCTATACCAAACAGGTTTTCAACGAAGCCATGCGGCTCTATCCGCCGGCGCCGGTCATTACCCGGACTGCGAATGAAGCGTTTACGTTGGGCCAACACCGTATCGAGGCCGGAACGGTCCTGCTGGTGCCAATCCATGCCGTTCATCGCCATAGCTTGATCTGGGATAGGCCTGACGTGTTTGATCCCGACCGTTTTGCGCCTGAAGCCGTCAAGGCACGGCATCGCTATGCCTTCATGCCGTTCGGGGCTGGGCCGCGCATCTGTATCGGCAGTGCTTTCGCAACCATGGAGGCCGTTGCCATTCTGGCGGTGTTGGCCAAGTCCTTTCGGCTGCGCAACAAGAGCGAGGTGACGCCTGAGCCGATGATGCGCATTACCTTGCGACCAAAGAAAAAGCTGATCATGGAGATTGAGAAGCGGCGGGAAGACGTGCCGGTTTCAGCCTGA
- a CDS encoding entericidin has product MNTKKLAAVAALFVAAAALSSCGNTIRGMGKDTANTVNATQSAGNSVAKAAK; this is encoded by the coding sequence ATGAACACGAAAAAGCTCGCTGCCGTTGCTGCTCTCTTTGTTGCTGCTGCCGCATTGTCGTCATGCGGTAACACGATCCGTGGTATGGGAAAAGACACAGCAAATACCGTGAATGCAACGCAGTCGGCGGGCAATTCTGTCGCAAAGGCTGCAAAGTAA
- a CDS encoding formyl transferase translates to MGQQHDKGAILVMTAGGPNPWMVVNALQARFGGVHVLLEEQESKAEIFRRRQRRVGTVAALGQLATMAAGKFMRRAAQKRSQSICKDFTANPRFDPQIPVTTVRSINSPEAQEAVQQLSPGVILLVSTRLMTAKALASLPCPVLNLHAGINPAYRGQMGGYWALAKGDRGNFGATVHLVDQGTDTGAVLYQVRAQPSSGDFISTYPMLLTAAALPITCQAVGDALEGKLNPIAPTGPSALYFPPTLWRWLWTGLAKGIW, encoded by the coding sequence ATGGGGCAGCAGCACGACAAAGGGGCAATTCTGGTGATGACCGCCGGGGGGCCAAACCCGTGGATGGTGGTCAATGCGCTGCAAGCCCGTTTCGGTGGCGTGCACGTCCTCTTGGAAGAACAGGAAAGCAAGGCGGAGATTTTTCGACGTCGTCAACGGCGCGTTGGAACCGTGGCTGCGCTTGGCCAGCTTGCCACCATGGCCGCAGGCAAATTCATGCGCCGGGCAGCGCAAAAACGTAGCCAATCGATCTGCAAGGATTTTACCGCCAATCCCCGTTTCGATCCGCAGATCCCAGTGACTACAGTGCGCAGTATCAACAGTCCCGAGGCGCAGGAGGCGGTCCAACAGCTCTCTCCGGGCGTGATCCTACTGGTCAGCACCCGGCTGATGACGGCCAAAGCTCTGGCCAGCCTGCCCTGCCCCGTGCTTAATCTTCATGCTGGCATCAATCCCGCCTATCGCGGTCAGATGGGCGGTTACTGGGCGCTGGCAAAAGGCGATCGCGGCAATTTCGGCGCAACGGTTCATCTGGTCGATCAGGGCACCGATACCGGCGCTGTCCTCTACCAGGTGCGTGCGCAGCCTAGCTCCGGCGATTTCATCTCCACCTATCCAATGCTGCTGACGGCAGCAGCCCTTCCCATCACCTGCCAGGCGGTTGGCGATGCTCTGGAGGGCAAGCTCAACCCTATCGCGCCAACCGGGCCGTCTGCCCTCTATTTTCCGCCGACCCTCTGGCGCTGGCTGTGGACGGGGCTCGCCAAAGGCATCTGGTAG
- a CDS encoding phosphodiester glycosidase family protein produces the protein MRLNIVVWLFAILSPLVVSPERAEAEEQNCRDQTENGVAYRVCRFDPATRTIRIFNRNADGDIYGGFDALRSQLWQQRLILTFAVNGGMYHSDLSPVGLFVDYGVTRKPAETADGWGNFYLKPNGVFFLKGGQAGVLETEQFAARKIDADFATQSGPMLVIDGVLHPKFLPTSDSLKIRNGVGIDASGQVVFVLSKDPVRFYDMAAFFRDRLGAANALYLDGTISSLAEPMAGRIDRAYPLGPIIAVVDPRPN, from the coding sequence TTGCGTTTGAACATAGTCGTTTGGCTTTTTGCGATCCTGTCCCCGCTTGTCGTGTCTCCAGAGCGTGCTGAGGCAGAAGAACAGAATTGCCGTGACCAGACGGAAAACGGCGTTGCTTATCGTGTCTGCCGATTTGATCCCGCCACGCGCACCATCCGCATCTTCAACCGCAATGCTGACGGCGATATCTATGGCGGGTTCGATGCGTTGCGAAGCCAGCTTTGGCAGCAACGACTTATCCTGACCTTCGCCGTCAATGGCGGTATGTATCACTCGGATCTCAGTCCCGTTGGCCTGTTCGTGGACTATGGCGTGACGCGCAAGCCAGCCGAAACAGCCGATGGCTGGGGCAATTTTTACCTGAAGCCAAATGGCGTGTTTTTTCTCAAAGGCGGCCAAGCAGGCGTGCTTGAGACAGAGCAATTCGCAGCGCGGAAGATTGATGCGGATTTCGCCACCCAATCCGGCCCGATGCTTGTTATCGACGGTGTCCTGCACCCTAAGTTTCTCCCCACCAGCGACAGTTTGAAAATCCGCAATGGTGTCGGTATCGATGCGAGTGGACAGGTGGTGTTTGTGTTGAGCAAAGACCCCGTGCGTTTCTACGATATGGCCGCGTTCTTTCGCGACCGGTTGGGCGCGGCCAATGCGCTTTATCTGGATGGGACGATTTCAAGCCTTGCCGAGCCGATGGCTGGCCGGATCGACCGGGCCTATCCGCTCGGACCGATCATTGCGGTGGTTGACCCGCGCCCCAACTGA
- a CDS encoding glycosyltransferase family 2 protein, whose amino-acid sequence MAELTICMPSHRPLDGSRAAIDSALAFCEARDALLVVSDNSGDAAKKAYLQALSPRLTYVASEAKTAFANMFNAVEVASTPFIIPMGDDDEIVVEADQAPFDLDDLPFDYVGVLPVTESVLQRSETGSVQAFALEEYDPGERMLAYLHNNPTNNGGFYSILRREVWLATMDLFLRSHPTKAATCDWAIALSLFSTGKMAHDPSIRYRYNAEKWAEKAQIDAERKAMLLEAGLPESAVHYEMLLLFLDVFVLINRVGSPLSIDERQRLGKFTVNRFLGSFIQQVADSPELYAEGVTGLAEMALEETDSFTQFQIAMLMAERLQPGLKDKYVAFIQASIAGA is encoded by the coding sequence ATGGCCGAACTGACTATCTGCATGCCCAGCCATCGCCCGCTTGACGGTTCGCGCGCTGCCATCGACAGTGCGCTTGCTTTTTGCGAGGCGCGGGACGCCCTGCTTGTGGTCAGCGACAATTCCGGCGATGCCGCCAAAAAAGCCTATTTGCAGGCCCTGTCGCCCCGGTTGACCTATGTGGCAAGCGAGGCAAAAACGGCTTTTGCCAATATGTTCAACGCTGTCGAGGTGGCCTCCACACCCTTCATCATCCCCATGGGCGATGATGACGAAATCGTTGTTGAAGCGGATCAGGCGCCTTTCGATCTCGACGATCTGCCCTTTGATTATGTCGGTGTGCTGCCGGTAACCGAAAGCGTCCTTCAGCGATCCGAAACCGGTTCGGTTCAGGCCTTTGCCCTGGAAGAATACGATCCCGGCGAAAGAATGCTTGCCTATCTGCACAACAACCCGACCAATAATGGCGGTTTCTATTCCATCCTGCGCCGCGAAGTCTGGCTTGCGACGATGGACCTGTTTCTGCGATCCCACCCGACCAAGGCAGCGACATGCGATTGGGCCATCGCACTATCCCTGTTTTCGACCGGAAAAATGGCCCATGATCCGTCGATCCGCTACCGCTACAATGCCGAAAAATGGGCTGAAAAGGCGCAGATCGACGCGGAACGCAAGGCTATGCTGCTGGAAGCCGGATTGCCGGAGAGCGCGGTCCATTATGAAATGCTTCTGCTGTTTCTCGATGTTTTCGTACTGATCAACCGCGTTGGCTCGCCGCTCTCCATCGATGAGCGCCAACGTCTTGGCAAGTTCACGGTCAACCGGTTTCTGGGTAGCTTTATCCAGCAGGTGGCCGATTCTCCTGAACTTTACGCCGAAGGCGTTACGGGTCTGGCGGAAATGGCGCTGGAAGAAACCGATAGTTTCACCCAATTCCAGATCGCCATGCTGATGGCCGAGCGGCTGCAACCGGGCCTCAAAGACAAATACGTCGCCTTCATCCAAGCGTCGATTGCCGGAGCGTAA
- a CDS encoding ABC transporter substrate-binding protein, whose amino-acid sequence MRTLLVSTILAAGLYGMAGSAEAADCGSVSIAEMNWASAGVAANVDKIILESGYGCSVNLVTGDTMPTFTSMNEKGEPELAPELWVNTIQKPLAEAVKDGRLLKAARILKDGGVEGWWVPKYITDEHPDIKTVQDALKHPELFPAPEDSSKGAVTNCPSGWACQVTTENIYKALKGDDAGFQLVDSGSSAALDGSIANAIEKKQGWLGYYWAPTAILGKYDMVKLGMDTPFDKAEWDRCTSVADCADPRVNDYPVTDVYSVVTKTFAEKAGVTMDYVGKRQWDNETIGKVLAWMSENQADNADAAEYFLKTYPDVWTQWVSPDVAEKVKAAL is encoded by the coding sequence ATGAGGACATTGCTCGTTTCCACGATACTCGCCGCCGGATTGTATGGCATGGCCGGTTCCGCCGAGGCTGCCGATTGCGGCTCGGTCTCCATTGCGGAAATGAACTGGGCCTCAGCCGGCGTCGCGGCCAATGTCGACAAGATCATTCTGGAAAGCGGTTATGGTTGTTCCGTCAATCTGGTGACTGGCGATACCATGCCAACCTTCACCTCGATGAATGAAAAGGGCGAGCCGGAACTGGCCCCTGAGCTTTGGGTCAATACGATTCAAAAGCCGCTGGCGGAAGCCGTCAAGGACGGTCGCCTGCTCAAAGCCGCACGCATTCTGAAGGATGGCGGCGTTGAGGGCTGGTGGGTTCCGAAATATATCACCGACGAACATCCTGACATCAAGACCGTACAGGACGCGCTGAAACATCCCGAGCTTTTCCCCGCCCCGGAGGATTCGTCCAAGGGTGCTGTTACCAATTGCCCATCCGGTTGGGCCTGCCAGGTCACCACCGAGAATATCTACAAGGCGCTGAAGGGTGACGATGCAGGCTTCCAGCTTGTCGACAGCGGCTCGTCTGCCGCGCTGGACGGCTCGATTGCCAATGCCATCGAAAAGAAGCAGGGATGGCTTGGCTATTATTGGGCGCCCACCGCCATTCTCGGCAAATACGATATGGTCAAACTTGGCATGGATACCCCCTTCGACAAGGCGGAATGGGACCGCTGCACCTCGGTTGCCGATTGTGCCGATCCCCGCGTCAACGATTACCCGGTCACGGATGTCTATAGTGTCGTCACCAAGACCTTTGCCGAGAAGGCGGGTGTGACGATGGACTATGTCGGCAAACGCCAGTGGGACAATGAAACCATCGGCAAGGTTCTGGCCTGGATGAGCGAGAACCAGGCGGACAATGCTGATGCGGCCGAATATTTCCTGAAGACCTATCCTGATGTCTGGACACAGTGGGTCTCGCCTGATGTCGCTGAAAAGGTCAAGGCCGCTCTTTGA
- a CDS encoding quaternary amine ABC transporter ATP-binding protein, with translation MASHGIDIRNLYKIFGPDEKSHIDAVRQGITKAELNDRHHHVLGLRDISIDMPGGEITVVMGLSGSGKSTLIRHINRLIEPTAGEVLYDGTDICAMSPAQLRDFRRRKTAMVFQKFGLLPHRTVMENVLYGLDIQGMPRQESLSKGHYWIERVGLSGFENHYPNQLSGGMQQRVGLARALATDADILLMDEAYSALDPLIRVDMQTMLIDLQQELQKTVVFITHDLDEALRLGDKIAILRDGEVVQQGSGQDIVLRPADDYISAFVREVNRGRVIRIGTVMVPAHSLSGQQSGQFKLTARTTLETAARAMVEQGVTEAQVTDKAGHQIGTIDLSIILSAMVSPAQTVQQGAQPALAAE, from the coding sequence ATGGCTAGTCACGGCATAGATATCCGCAATCTCTACAAGATTTTCGGCCCCGACGAGAAATCCCATATCGACGCCGTACGCCAGGGCATCACCAAGGCCGAGTTGAATGACAGGCATCACCATGTGCTCGGCCTGCGCGACATCAGCATTGACATGCCCGGCGGCGAGATCACCGTGGTCATGGGGCTTTCCGGCTCCGGCAAGTCCACGCTGATCCGCCATATCAACCGGTTGATCGAGCCGACAGCGGGCGAAGTGCTTTATGACGGAACCGACATATGCGCCATGTCGCCAGCGCAGCTGCGCGATTTCAGGCGCCGGAAAACCGCGATGGTCTTTCAGAAGTTCGGCCTGCTGCCGCATCGAACCGTGATGGAAAATGTTCTCTATGGCCTCGATATCCAGGGCATGCCGCGGCAGGAAAGCCTTTCCAAGGGTCATTACTGGATCGAGCGGGTCGGGCTTTCCGGCTTTGAGAATCATTATCCGAACCAGCTTTCCGGCGGCATGCAGCAGCGCGTCGGCCTGGCGCGGGCGCTCGCAACCGATGCCGATATCCTCTTGATGGACGAAGCCTATTCCGCACTGGACCCACTGATCCGGGTCGACATGCAGACCATGCTGATCGATTTGCAGCAGGAATTGCAAAAGACCGTGGTGTTCATCACCCACGATCTGGACGAGGCTTTGCGGCTAGGCGACAAGATCGCCATTCTGCGCGATGGCGAGGTGGTGCAGCAGGGCAGCGGCCAGGATATCGTGCTGCGCCCAGCAGACGATTACATTTCCGCTTTCGTGCGCGAGGTCAATCGTGGCCGCGTGATCCGCATCGGCACGGTGATGGTCCCGGCACACAGCCTGTCAGGCCAGCAGTCGGGCCAGTTCAAGCTCACCGCCCGCACGACACTGGAAACGGCGGCCCGGGCCATGGTGGAGCAAGGCGTCACAGAGGCACAAGTGACCGATAAAGCGGGTCACCAGATCGGCACCATTGACCTGTCGATCATCCTTTCGGCCATGGTCTCACCCGCACAAACCGTCCAACAAGGCGCCCAACCAGCGCTGGCGGCAGAATAG
- a CDS encoding molybdopterin molybdotransferase MoeA, with translation MSLLPVEEAQARLLASATPLQDTETIPLRQACNRILAEDITARLTQPPFDASAMDGYALRAEDALTPGTELSVIGQSAAGHGFDGRVGAGQCVRIFTGAPVPDGADSVLIQEDTEPAESNLRIRTTFAAVQGRHIRPRGQDFTEGAVLIPAGKVLDFAKLMLAASGNHANVPVYRKPLIALLATGDELVTPGTAPGPSQIIASNTFAITALAENLGADVLDLGIVPDDHDAIVAAIRKAETAGADVLVTTGGASVGDHDLVQAALTDAGMVLDFWKIAMRPGKPLMVGKLGPMHVLGLPGNPISSMVCSLLFLEPLIAKLGHRPLPQRLKHARTATALAANDQRQDYLRAQLRVDSADGLWVTTFPKQDSSMMRIFAEAGALIVRPPHASALREGGQCMVLLLHP, from the coding sequence ATGTCGCTGCTACCCGTGGAAGAGGCCCAAGCCAGACTGCTGGCGTCTGCGACCCCGCTGCAGGACACGGAAACTATACCGCTCCGCCAGGCCTGCAATCGTATCCTCGCAGAGGATATCACCGCTCGGCTGACGCAGCCGCCTTTCGATGCCTCGGCCATGGACGGCTACGCGCTGCGGGCTGAAGATGCCCTTACGCCGGGGACTGAATTGTCCGTGATCGGCCAATCGGCGGCCGGACACGGCTTTGATGGCCGGGTGGGCGCCGGGCAATGCGTGCGTATCTTTACCGGCGCCCCGGTGCCTGATGGTGCCGATAGCGTGCTCATCCAGGAAGACACGGAACCGGCGGAGAGCAACCTTCGTATTCGCACCACATTCGCCGCCGTGCAGGGGCGCCATATCCGGCCTCGCGGCCAGGATTTTACCGAGGGCGCGGTTTTGATCCCGGCGGGCAAGGTTTTGGATTTTGCAAAGCTGATGCTGGCTGCGAGCGGCAATCATGCAAATGTCCCGGTCTATCGCAAGCCGCTCATCGCCCTTCTCGCCACCGGTGACGAGCTGGTGACGCCCGGGACTGCGCCGGGGCCAAGCCAGATCATCGCCTCTAATACATTTGCCATTACGGCCCTTGCCGAAAATCTGGGCGCGGACGTGCTGGATCTCGGGATCGTGCCTGATGATCATGACGCCATCGTCGCGGCCATCCGCAAAGCGGAGACGGCAGGCGCGGATGTACTGGTGACGACCGGCGGCGCATCGGTCGGCGATCATGACCTGGTGCAGGCAGCGCTTACCGATGCAGGCATGGTGCTGGATTTCTGGAAAATCGCCATGCGCCCCGGCAAGCCGCTGATGGTGGGCAAGCTTGGACCGATGCATGTGCTCGGCCTGCCGGGCAATCCCATCTCCAGCATGGTCTGTAGCCTGCTGTTTCTCGAACCGCTGATTGCCAAGCTCGGCCATCGCCCTCTGCCTCAGCGCCTCAAGCACGCCCGCACGGCAACAGCACTTGCCGCCAACGATCAGCGACAGGACTATCTGCGCGCCCAATTACGGGTCGATTCGGCGGATGGGCTTTGGGTGACCACCTTTCCGAAACAGGATTCCTCGATGATGCGGATTTTTGCCGAGGCCGGGGCCTTGATCGTGCGCCCCCCACATGCGTCAGCCCTGCGGGAAGGCGGCCAATGCATGGTGTTGTTATTGCATCCGTAA
- a CDS encoding ABC transporter permease codes for MASAICSYIPTFLCRFPAVDDTLMRNFKKTVDTGFKTFVRSYGDFLDGLTLPLQWFLNWLQALFVDTPWIVMIIALAAIVYGVSHNWRITLGTALAMLLIGMAGLWQDTMITLAMVTVCTLCAIVIGIPIGIWMARSDRAQSTFNPVLDVMQTMPSFVYLIPVVMIFGIGKVPGLIAVVIYAIAPIIRLTNLGIRLVSREAIEAADAFGSSERQKLFNVQIPLALPNIMAGINQTIMMSLAMVVIASMIGVGGLGKNVLQAITNQFFTIGLLNGFALVAIAIIFDRASQAYGKRLQKHTQVLHG; via the coding sequence ATGGCATCCGCTATCTGTAGCTATATCCCCACCTTCCTCTGCCGGTTTCCGGCGGTGGATGACACTCTCATGCGGAATTTCAAGAAGACCGTCGATACCGGCTTCAAGACCTTCGTCCGTTCCTACGGCGATTTCCTCGACGGATTGACCCTGCCGCTGCAATGGTTCCTGAACTGGCTTCAGGCGCTGTTCGTCGATACGCCCTGGATCGTTATGATCATCGCACTGGCCGCCATTGTCTACGGCGTCAGCCACAATTGGCGCATTACACTCGGCACGGCTCTTGCCATGCTGTTGATCGGCATGGCCGGTCTCTGGCAGGATACCATGATAACGCTTGCCATGGTGACCGTGTGTACGCTCTGCGCCATCGTCATCGGCATTCCCATCGGCATCTGGATGGCGCGGTCCGACCGCGCCCAGTCTACCTTCAACCCGGTGCTCGACGTGATGCAGACCATGCCGAGTTTCGTCTATCTGATCCCTGTGGTGATGATTTTCGGGATCGGCAAGGTGCCGGGCCTGATCGCCGTGGTGATTTATGCCATCGCGCCGATTATCCGGCTCACCAATCTCGGTATCCGCCTTGTCAGCCGCGAAGCCATCGAAGCTGCGGATGCTTTCGGGTCGTCCGAGCGCCAGAAACTGTTCAACGTACAGATCCCGCTCGCCCTTCCCAACATCATGGCGGGCATCAATCAGACGATCATGATGTCGCTGGCCATGGTGGTCATCGCCTCGATGATCGGTGTTGGCGGGCTCGGCAAGAATGTCTTGCAGGCCATTACCAACCAGTTCTTCACCATCGGCCTGCTCAACGGCTTTGCACTTGTGGCAATCGCCATCATTTTCGACAGGGCAAGCCAGGCCTATGGCAAACGCCTCCAGAAACATACACAGGTGCTGCATGGCTAG
- a CDS encoding cobyric acid synthase, with translation MKRMVMLQGTGSDVGKTVLVAGLCRLARLHGRVVRPFKPQNMSNNAAVADDGGEIGRAQWLQALACGVPSSVHMNPVLLKPQSETGSQIIVQGRVFGQAKGRDYQRLKPQLLGAVLDSFEEVKAGADLVIVEGAGSPAEINLRAGDIANMGFATRANVPVVLVGDIDRGGVIASLVGTHAILPEEDRRMICGYIINKFRGDQSLFADGIEAIGRYTGWPSFGIVPWLKAAGRLPPEDSVALERLSRSSTGALKIAVPVLSRIANFDDFDPLATEPSVDLVYVRPGEPLPADAALVILPGSKATIGDLADLRAQGWDKDLILHRRRGGRIIGICGGYQMLGNSVADPLGLEGAPCRVEGLGLLEIDTEMAPEKTVRNSAAHSLEYDMTLSGYEIHLGQTDGPDCQRPSLTIRGRADGAMSADGKVMGTYLHGLFANDSYRAALLQSFGISNATENYRQSVEQALDDLARELENVLDKAWLDSLIG, from the coding sequence ATGAAGCGGATGGTTATGCTCCAGGGCACCGGCTCGGATGTCGGCAAGACGGTTCTGGTGGCGGGGCTTTGCCGGTTGGCGCGGCTGCATGGACGTGTCGTGCGTCCGTTCAAGCCGCAGAACATGTCCAACAATGCCGCCGTGGCTGACGATGGCGGGGAAATCGGCAGGGCGCAGTGGCTCCAGGCGCTGGCCTGTGGCGTGCCATCTTCGGTGCATATGAACCCGGTTTTGCTGAAACCACAAAGCGAGACTGGCAGCCAGATCATCGTGCAAGGCCGCGTGTTTGGCCAGGCGAAGGGGCGCGATTACCAGCGGCTGAAACCGCAATTGCTCGGCGCGGTGCTCGACAGTTTTGAAGAGGTGAAGGCCGGGGCCGATCTGGTGATTGTCGAGGGCGCAGGCTCTCCAGCCGAAATTAATTTAAGGGCTGGGGACATAGCCAATATGGGCTTTGCCACCCGCGCCAATGTGCCGGTGGTGCTGGTTGGCGATATCGATCGCGGTGGGGTGATTGCCTCGCTGGTCGGCACCCATGCCATCCTGCCGGAGGAAGACCGCCGGATGATTTGCGGCTATATTATCAACAAGTTCCGGGGAGACCAGAGCCTGTTTGCCGACGGTATCGAAGCCATTGGCCGCTACACCGGCTGGCCGAGTTTCGGCATCGTGCCTTGGCTGAAGGCTGCTGGGCGGTTGCCGCCGGAAGACAGCGTGGCGCTGGAACGATTGAGCCGCAGTTCGACCGGCGCTTTGAAGATTGCCGTGCCGGTTTTGTCACGTATTGCCAATTTCGACGATTTCGATCCACTTGCCACAGAGCCTTCCGTCGATCTGGTCTATGTGCGTCCCGGCGAACCCTTGCCGGCCGATGCGGCGCTGGTGATTCTGCCGGGCTCCAAGGCAACAATTGGCGATCTCGCGGACCTGCGCGCACAAGGATGGGACAAGGACCTTATCCTGCATCGTCGGCGTGGTGGGCGGATCATCGGTATTTGCGGCGGCTATCAGATGCTGGGCAATAGCGTTGCCGATCCGCTGGGGCTGGAGGGCGCTCCCTGCCGCGTCGAAGGCCTCGGTCTGCTTGAGATTGATACCGAGATGGCGCCGGAAAAGACCGTGCGCAATAGTGCGGCTCATTCGCTGGAATATGACATGACCCTGAGCGGCTATGAAATCCACCTCGGGCAGACCGATGGTCCGGATTGCCAGCGTCCTTCCCTGACGATCCGTGGCCGGGCCGATGGGGCTATGTCCGCTGATGGCAAGGTGATGGGCACCTATCTGCATGGGCTGTTTGCCAATGACAGCTACCGGGCCGCGCTGCTGCAAAGCTTCGGGATCAGCAATGCTACTGAAAATTACCGGCAGAGTGTCGAGCAGGCCCTGGACGATCTGGCTCGCGAACTCGAAAACGTGCTGGACAAGGCCTGGCTGGACAGCCTGATCGGCTGA